CGACCATCACGGTCATCCCGCAGGACCGGCCGAGCTCCACGGAGACCGAGGACGTCGTCCACGCGATCCGTGACGCGGGTCCGCAGATCAAGGACGACACCGGCGCCGAGTTGCTGGTCACCGGTGCCACGGCGATGAACATCGACTTCTCCGAGAAGATGAACAGCGCGCTGCTGCCCTACCTGGCGCTCGTCGTCGGCCTGGCGTTCCTGCTGCTGATGGTGGTCTTCCGCTCGATCCTCGTCCCGCTCAAGGCGGCCCTGGGCTTCCTGCTCTCCGTGGTCGCCGCGCTCGGCGCCGTCGTCGCGGTCTTCCAGTGGGGCTGGCTCGGATCGCTCTTCGGGGTCGAGCAGACCGGCCCGATCATGAGCATGATGCCGATCTTCATGGTCGGTGTGGTGTTCGGTCTCGCCATGGACTACGAGGTCTTCCTGGTCACGCGGATGCGGGAGGCGTACGTCCACGGGGAGACGCCCGGCCAGGCGATCGTCACCGGCTTCAAGCACGGGGCCCGGGTGGTCACGGCGGCCGCGGTGATCATGATGGCCGTCTTCGCCGGCTTCATCGGCTCCTCCGAGCAGATGATCAAGATGATCGGCTTCTCGCTCGCCATCGCGGTCTTCTTCGACGCCTTCGTGGTCCGCATGGCCGTCGTGCCCGCGGTGCTCGCGCTGCTCGGCAGGCGCGCCTGGTGGCTGCCGCGCTGGCTGGACCGCGTCCTGCCCAACGTGGACGTGGAGGGCGAGGGCCTGCGCAAGGACCTCTCCGAAGGCCCGGCCGAGGGCGGCGGGGAGCGGGAGCTGGTCCGCGCATGACCGACGGTGCGCGTCGCGGTGCGAGCCGCGGCGCGCACCCCACGACCCCGGGGCCGCGTCCGAGCGGATGAGCGGAACGCGCCCCGGAGCGCCGGTTACCTGTGGGGACGGGGGGCCGGGGCCGAGGAGAGCCCCCGTGCACGCGGCACGGGGGCTCTCGCGCGTCCGGTGGCCCGGGGTGCCCGCGCCGTCCGGGCCTTCGGTGTCAGGCGGGGGTGGCTGTGGCCCGTGCGGCGCCGGCCGCCGTGGTCGCCTCGTCCGTCCTGGTCGTCCTGGTGGTCTTGGTCGTCCTGGCGGTCGCCGGGTGCTTCGCCGTCCTCGCGTCGATCTGCGACAGGAAGCGGATGAAGGGCGCCCTGTCGAACTGGAAGACGGCGACGCCGTCCTTCGCGTGCAGTTCGAGAACCAGCTGGGCGCGGCCGCACGGCCATATCCCTATGTCGCCGCGGGTGGCGGGGGAGCGCAGGCCGCGTTCCAGGAGGTCGAGGGCGAAGGACCGGTCGACGCCCCCGGGCATCCGGACCCGCACGGTGTCCGGATCCTCGGGGTCGTAACGCAGTTCGACCGGGACCCGGCGTGGGTCGGGGCCGTCGGTGATGAGCCGGGCTCGGGCGT
The DNA window shown above is from Streptomyces sp. Alt3 and carries:
- a CDS encoding SsgA family sporulation/cell division regulator, whose translation is MSLVIQEHARARLITDGPDPRRVPVELRYDPEDPDTVRVRMPGGVDRSFALDLLERGLRSPATRGDIGIWPCGRAQLVLELHAKDGVAVFQFDRAPFIRFLSQIDARTAKHPATARTTKTTRTTRTDEATTAAGAARATATPA